In one window of Juglans regia cultivar Chandler chromosome 3, Walnut 2.0, whole genome shotgun sequence DNA:
- the LOC108980265 gene encoding berberine bridge enzyme-like 8: MLNQRLLKMRTLVLLPAAMLSWLPLLLLSISWISSVSATSGSFIHCLLSHSKPSHPISAAIYTPSNGSYSSVLQSYIRNLRFNTSTTRKPYLILTALHESHIQAAVVCAHRHNLQMKIRSGGHDYEGVSYVAEVPFFILDMFNLRSIHIDMESETAWVQTGATLGEVYYRIYEKSKTHGFPAGVCPTVGVGGHFSGGGYGNMMRKYGLSVDNIIDAQIVDVKGKLLDRKSMGEDLFWAITGGGGASFGVVVSYKIKIVRVPKTVTVFRVEKTLDQNATDIVYRWQHVADKLDNNLFIRLILDVVNGTDGQKTGRATFFALFLGDSDKLLSVMKKSFPELGLKESDCNETSWVQSVLFWTNFPLGTANDVLLSRTPQSLTYLKRKSDYVKKPISKDGLEVIWKRLIELQYVILTFNPYGGRMAEIPAEKSPFPHRAGNLAKIQYAVNWNQAGQELTDYYINLTRKLYSYMTPYVSKNPREAFYNYKDLDLGINHNGKDSYSEGKVYGIKYFKGNFKRLVKIKTEVDPGNFFRNEQSIPTRPHGR, translated from the coding sequence ATGCTGAATCAAAGATTACTAAAAATGAGAACTTTGGTACTACTGCCTGCAGCAATGCTTTCATGGCTCCCACTTCTTCTACTCTCCATCTCATGGATTTCTTCCGTTTCAGCCACCTCTGGCTCATTTATTCACTGCCTTTTGAGCCATTCTAAGCCCTCTCATCCAATCTCTGCGGCAATCTATACTCCCAGCAATGGCTCCTACTCTTCTGTTCTCCAATCTTACATCCGGAACCTCCGATTCAACACGTCCACAACTCGAAAACCTTATCTCATTCTCACTGCTTTGCATGAGTCCCATATTCAAGCAGCCGTGGTTTGTGCTCACAGGCACAACCTGCAAATGAAGATCAGAAGTGGAGGCCATGACTATGAGGGCGTTTCTTATGTTGCCGAAGTCCCGTTCTTTATCCTTGACATGTTTAATCTCCGTTCCATTCACATTGATATGGAAAGTGAGACCGCTTGGGTCCAGACCGGGGCAACTCTCGGCGAGGTTTACTACAGAATCTACGAGAAAAGTAAAACCCATGGCTTTCCTGCTGGTGTTTGTCCCACAGTCGGTGTCGGTGGGCATTTTAGCGGAGGAGGTTATGGTAATATGATGAGAAAGTACGGCCTGTCAGTGGATAACATTATTGACGCTCAGATTGTCGACGTTAAGGGCAAACTTCTTGACAGAAAATCTATGGGAGAAGATCTGTTTTGGGCCATTACAGGTGGTGGAGGAGCCAGCTTTGGAGTGGTTGTTTCTTACAAAATCAAAATCGTTCGCGTTCCGAAAACAGTGACTGTTTTCCGGGTTGAGAAGACCTTGGACCAAAATGCAACAGACATCGTGTATCGGTGGCAACATGTTGCAGATAAGCTGGATAACAACCTTTTCATCAGGCTTATCCTGGACGTGGTAAATGGAACTGATGGCCAGAAGACTGGAAGAGCTACATTCTTTGCGTTGTTCCTTGGAGACTCTGACAAACTTCTCTCAGTCATGAAAAAGAGCTTCCCTGAATTGGGATTGAAAGAATCAGATTGCAACGAAACCAGCTGGGTTCAATCTGTGCTTTTCTGGACCAACTTCCCTCTCGGGACAGCAAACGATGTTTTGCTCAGCCGAACACCTCAATCTCTGACCTACTTGAAGAGGAAATCAGACTATGTGAAGAAGCCAATTTCCAAGGATGGGTTGGAGGTGATTTGGAAGAGATTGATTGAACTGCAGTACGTAATACTGACATTCAATCCTTATGGTGGAAGAATGGCTGAGATTCCGGCGGAGAAATCTCCATTCCCACATCGAGCTGGGAATCTGGCAAAGATTCAGTATGCAGTAAACTGGAATCAGGCAGGGCAAGAGTTGACAGATtactatataaatttaacaagaAAGCTTTACAGTTACATGACTCCATATGTGTCAAAGAATCCAAGAGAGGCCTTTTACAACTACAAAGATCTTGACCTAGGTATCAACCACAACGGAAAGGACAGTTACTCGGAAGGAAAAGTTTATGGAATCAAGTATTTCAAGGGTAATTTCAAGAGGTTGGTGAAAATCAAGACTGAGGTTGATCCTGGTAACTTCTTCAGGAATGAACAAAGTATCCCTACTCGGCCGCACGGACGGTAG
- the LOC108980267 gene encoding berberine bridge enzyme-like 18, with amino-acid sequence MKFLRTSVLAFVFTFFSYLWATSAHTNEDFLQCLTLHAGNSSTSSISKVIYTPTNSSYSSVLEFSIQNPRFSTPATPKPLVIVTPLHVSQIQAAVNCSQKHGLQIRVRSGGHDYEGLSYVSDVPFLIIDMINLRSINVDAEDGTAWVESGATIGEVYYRIAEKSINFGFPAGLCPTVGVGGHFSGGGYGTLMRKYGLAADNIIDAQMIDVKGRILDRKSMGKDLFWAIRGGGGSSFGIIVAWKIKLVHVPSTVTVFTVNRNLEQNATKLVYRWQQVADKVHEDLFIRVVLTGANSSQEGRRTIQASFSSLYLGGIDNLLSLMQESFPELGLVREYCTEMSWIESVLYFGGFPSGESLDVLLNRTPLIRRFFKAKSDYVMEPIPEVGLEGIWERFYEKEAETALLIFTPYGQKMSEISESAIPFPHRAGNIYKIQYLVYWEDEGIAASERHISWIRRLYSYMAAYVSKSPRAAYMNYRDLDIGKNNPKGKTSYRRASIWGAKYFKQNFNRLVHVKTMIDPTNFFRNEQSIPALQ; translated from the coding sequence ATGAAGTTTCTTAGAACATCAGTGCTtgcatttgtttttacttttttctcatATCTATGGGCAACTTCGGCTCACACTAATGAAGACTTCCTTCAATGCCTGACCCTTCATGCTGGAAACTCCAGTACCTCCTCAATTTCTAAAGTCATTTACACCCCCACCAATTCCTCATATTCATCTGTATTGGAATTCTCCATACAAAATCCTAGATTCTCAACACCTGCCACCCCGAAACCTCTAGTCATTGTTACGCCATTGCATGTCTCCCAAATTCAAGCAGCCGTTAATTGTTCCCAAAAGCATGGCCTGCAAATCAGAGTTAGAAGCGGTGGCCATGATTATGAGGGCCTTTCTTATGTGTCTGATGTTCCATTTCTCATAATCGATATGATAAATCTTCGATCAATCAATGTTGATGCAGAAGATGGCACGGCTTGGGTTGAATCCGGCGCCACTATTGGTGAAGTTTATTATAGGATTGCCGAGAAAAGTATAAATTTTGGCTTTCCGGCGGGACTTTGCCCGACTGTGGGTGTTGGTGGACACTTCAGTGGGGGAGGGTATGGCACCTTGATGCGCAAATATGGCCTTGCTGCAGATAATATTATTGACGCACAAATGATTGATGTCAAGGGTAGAATCCTTGACAGAAAATCCATGGGGAAAGATTTGTTTTGGGCCATTCGGGGAGGTGGAGGGTCCAGTTTTGGAATCATTGTTGCATGGAAAATCAAGCTGGTTCATGTTCCATCAACTGTGACTGTATTCACAGTTAATAGGAACTTGGAACAAAATGCAACCAAGCTTGTTTATCGGTGGCAACAAGTTGCAGACAAAGTTCATGAAGATCTATTCATTCGCGTTGTGTTAACTGGTGCCAATTCTAGCCAAGAAGGGAGGAGGACAATACAAGCTTCATTTAGTTCCTTGTATCTCGGAGGGATAGATAATCTCCTTTCATTGATGCAAGAGAGCTTCCCTGAACTGGGTTTGGTAAGAGAATATTGCACTGAAATGAGCTGGATTGAATCAGTCCTATACTTTGGAGGATTTCCAAGTGGCGAATCCCTTGATGTTCTACTAAACAGGACTCCTCTAATAAGACgctttttcaaagcaaaatctGACTATGTGATGGAACCTATTCCCGAAGTTGGCTTGGAAGGGATTTGGGAGAGATTTTATGAGAAAGAGGCAGAAACAGCATTATTGATCTTCACTCCCTATGGGCAGAAAATGAGTGAAATTTCGGAGTCTGCAATTCCTTTCCCCCATAGAGCTGGTAATATCTATAAAATCCAATACTTGGTCTATTGGGAAGATGAGGGAATTGCAGCATCTGAGCGGCATATAAGTTGGATAAGGAGGCTGTACAGTTACATGGCTGCCTATGTTTCGAAATCTCCAAGAGCTGCATATATGAATTATAGGGACCTTGACATCGGAAAAAATAATCCAAAGGGCAAGACAAGCTATAGACGGGCAAGTATATGGGGTGCTAAATATTTCAAGCAGAACTTTAACAGGTTGGTTCATGTGAAGACTATGATCGATCCTACTAATTTCTTCAGGAATGAACAAAGCATTCCGGCTCTTCAATAA